One segment of Herbaspirillum hiltneri N3 DNA contains the following:
- a CDS encoding lactonase family protein, which produces MEFGKYALMAGAAVLGCAASIGANAATMVYVSNADSKDISVLQLNKDGSLTPVEQVPTGGTVMPLAFSPDHHRLYASLRSQPYSVTTFAIDQQSGKLKALATVPLADNMANLATDKSGRFLLAASYTGHKISINPISATGLVQQEGVEVINTGKNAHAVATDPHNRFLFASNLGSDVILQFKFDATTGKITPNTPPSVATKAGAGPRHFVFHPNLRYVFSTNELDGTVNTYAYDAAQGTLTLKSVVSAVPPGFKGDAPAAADIHLTPDGRFLYASERTSSTLAAYRVNAKTGKLTAIGNVATETQPRGFNIDPQGKYLLAVGQKSNGLTSYAINRKTGALTPLQHYELGKNPNWVEIVAFP; this is translated from the coding sequence ATGGAATTCGGAAAGTATGCACTGATGGCCGGCGCGGCAGTGCTTGGCTGTGCGGCAAGTATCGGCGCCAACGCGGCGACAATGGTGTACGTGTCCAACGCCGACAGCAAGGACATCTCGGTCTTGCAACTGAACAAGGACGGCAGCCTGACGCCGGTCGAGCAGGTGCCGACCGGCGGCACGGTGATGCCGCTGGCGTTCAGTCCCGATCACCATCGCCTGTACGCGTCGCTGCGCTCGCAGCCGTATTCGGTGACGACTTTCGCGATCGATCAGCAGAGCGGCAAACTGAAAGCGCTGGCGACGGTTCCGCTGGCCGACAACATGGCCAATCTGGCTACCGACAAGAGCGGCCGCTTCCTGCTGGCGGCGTCCTACACCGGCCACAAGATTTCCATCAATCCGATTTCTGCAACCGGTCTGGTGCAGCAAGAGGGCGTCGAGGTCATCAACACCGGCAAGAACGCCCACGCGGTTGCCACCGATCCGCACAACCGTTTCCTGTTCGCATCCAATCTGGGTAGCGACGTGATCCTGCAATTCAAGTTCGACGCCACTACCGGCAAGATCACGCCGAATACGCCGCCGTCGGTCGCGACCAAGGCCGGCGCCGGTCCGCGCCACTTTGTGTTCCATCCGAACCTGCGCTATGTGTTTTCCACCAACGAGCTCGACGGCACAGTCAACACGTACGCCTATGACGCCGCTCAGGGTACGCTCACTTTAAAGAGCGTCGTCTCGGCCGTGCCGCCGGGCTTCAAGGGCGATGCGCCGGCCGCCGCCGATATCCACCTGACGCCGGACGGACGCTTCCTCTACGCATCGGAGCGCACGTCGAGCACCTTGGCGGCTTATCGGGTTAATGCCAAAACCGGCAAGCTGACCGCCATCGGCAACGTCGCTACCGAGACTCAGCCGCGCGGATTTAACATCGATCCGCAAGGCAAATACCTGCTCGCGGTCGGACAAAAATCGAACGGGCTGACCAGCTACGCCATCAACCGGAAAACCGGTGCGCTGACGCCTTTGCAACACTACGAGCTGGGCAAGAATCCGAACTGGGTGGAGATAGTCGCGTTTCCCTGA
- a CDS encoding CHRD domain-containing protein, producing the protein MINVTASRIAIALSAVLLFSTAAIAQTVSVDLKGASEVPANNSTASGAGSISVAADKSVSGKITTTGIEGKMAHIHTGAAGANGPVLVGLTKDGDNGWTVPAGAKFTEEQYAAYLAGGLYVNVHTAAHPGGEIRGQLLPK; encoded by the coding sequence ATGATCAACGTCACAGCCAGCCGTATCGCCATCGCCTTGTCCGCAGTCCTGTTGTTCAGCACCGCCGCCATCGCACAAACCGTCAGCGTCGACCTCAAGGGCGCCAGCGAAGTCCCCGCCAACAACTCCACCGCCAGCGGCGCCGGCAGCATCAGCGTCGCAGCCGATAAAAGCGTGAGCGGCAAGATCACGACCACCGGCATCGAGGGCAAGATGGCGCACATCCATACCGGCGCCGCCGGCGCCAATGGTCCGGTGCTGGTGGGCCTGACCAAGGACGGCGATAACGGCTGGACCGTTCCCGCCGGCGCCAAATTCACCGAGGAGCAATATGCCGCCTACCTGGCCGGCGGACTGTACGTCAACGTCCATACGGCTGCACATCCGGGCGGTGAAATCCGCGGTCAGCTGCTGCCGAAATAA
- the garD gene encoding galactarate dehydratase, giving the protein MSAETTTQASNTNIPRYILMHENDNVAIVVNDRGLPAGTVFPDGLTLVSQVPQGHKIALRDIAQGEAIIRYDVAIGYAARDIAKGSWIEESVVTLPPARELDNLPIATRKAPELASVPLEGYTFEGYRNADGSVGTRNLLAITTTVQCVAGVVEHAVKRIREELLPKYPNVEDVVALEHTYGCGVAIDAPNADIPIRTLRNISLNPNFGGQAMVVSLGCEKLQPNRLLPESIIPIHKEGEAYVVCLQDSEHVGFNSMIDSILKMAELRLQELDKRRRVTCPASDLVVGVQCGGSDAFSGVTANPAVGFATDLLVRAGAAVMFSEVTEVRDGIDQLTSRAINEEVAQAMIREMDWYDSYLQKGGVDRSANTTPGNKKGGLANIVEKAMGSIVKSGSAPISGVLAPGDKLKQKGLIYAATPASDFVCGTLQLAAGMNLHIFTTGRGTPYGLAAVPVIKVATRNDLARRWHDLMDVNAGRIASGEATIADVGWELFQLMLDVASGRKQTWAEKWKLHNALTLFNPAPIT; this is encoded by the coding sequence ATGAGCGCCGAAACAACCACTCAAGCCAGCAACACCAATATTCCTCGCTACATCCTGATGCACGAGAACGACAACGTCGCCATCGTCGTCAACGACCGCGGCCTGCCGGCCGGCACGGTTTTTCCGGATGGCCTGACGCTGGTCAGCCAGGTGCCGCAAGGCCACAAGATCGCCTTGCGCGATATTGCCCAGGGCGAAGCGATCATCCGCTACGACGTCGCCATCGGCTATGCCGCGCGCGATATCGCCAAAGGCAGCTGGATCGAAGAATCGGTGGTGACCTTGCCGCCGGCGCGCGAACTCGACAACCTGCCGATCGCCACGCGCAAGGCGCCCGAGCTGGCCTCGGTGCCGCTGGAAGGCTATACCTTCGAAGGCTATCGCAACGCCGACGGTTCGGTCGGCACGCGCAACCTGCTGGCGATCACCACCACCGTGCAATGCGTGGCCGGCGTGGTCGAGCATGCGGTCAAGCGCATCCGTGAGGAGCTGCTGCCGAAGTATCCCAATGTCGAAGACGTGGTGGCGCTGGAACACACCTACGGCTGCGGCGTCGCCATCGATGCGCCCAACGCCGACATCCCTATCCGCACATTGCGCAACATCAGCCTGAACCCCAACTTCGGCGGCCAGGCGATGGTGGTCAGCCTCGGTTGCGAAAAGCTGCAACCCAATCGCCTGCTGCCGGAAAGCATCATCCCGATCCACAAGGAGGGCGAGGCTTACGTGGTCTGCCTGCAGGATTCGGAACACGTCGGCTTCAACTCGATGATCGACTCCATTTTGAAGATGGCCGAATTGCGCCTGCAGGAACTCGACAAGCGCCGTCGCGTGACTTGCCCGGCGTCGGATCTGGTGGTCGGCGTGCAGTGCGGCGGTAGCGACGCCTTCTCGGGCGTGACCGCCAACCCGGCGGTCGGCTTTGCCACCGATCTGCTGGTGCGTGCGGGCGCCGCCGTGATGTTCTCGGAAGTCACTGAAGTGCGCGACGGCATCGATCAGCTGACTTCGCGCGCGATCAACGAAGAAGTCGCGCAGGCCATGATCCGCGAGATGGACTGGTACGACAGTTACCTGCAAAAAGGCGGCGTCGACCGCAGCGCCAACACCACGCCGGGCAACAAGAAGGGCGGCCTCGCCAACATCGTCGAAAAGGCCATGGGCTCCATCGTCAAGTCGGGCAGCGCGCCGATTTCCGGCGTGCTGGCGCCGGGCGACAAGCTCAAACAGAAGGGTCTGATCTACGCCGCCACACCGGCCAGCGATTTCGTCTGCGGCACCTTGCAGCTGGCCGCCGGCATGAACCTGCATATCTTCACCACCGGCCGCGGTACGCCATACGGCCTGGCTGCGGTGCCGGTGATCAAGGTCGCCACGCGCAACGATCTGGCACGGCGCTGGCATGACCTGATGGACGTCAATGCCGGCCGCATCGCCAGCGGTGAGGCAACCATTGCCGACGTCGGCTGGGAGCTGTTCCAGCTGATGCTGGATGTGGCCAGCGGCCGCAAGCAGACCTGGGCCGAGAAGTGGAAATTGCATAACGCGCTGACGCTGTTCAACCCGGCGCCGATCACCTGA
- a CDS encoding MFS transporter, translated as MLFIVTTVNYADRATLSIAGTSMKAELGLDPVMMGYIFSAFSWAYVLAQLPGGWLLDRFGSKKIYALSIFLWSFFTLLQGGVTWFGTAAAVVLLFLLRFMVGLAEAPSFPANGRIVASWFPTAERGTASAIFNSAQYFAAVLFTPLMGWITHVYGWHHVFTVMGAFGILLTFIWIRIIHSPKDHPMINHAELQHIEQGGGLVDMDQAKPKAAAGTDAGKAKWGYIKQLLSNRMLLGVYIGQYCINTITYFFLTWFPVYLVQERGMSILKAGFVASIPAVCGFIGGVVGGLISDRLIKRGNSVTMSRKIPIVGGMLLSTTMILCNYVDAQWMVVGIMAVAFFGKGVGALGWAVVADTAPKEIVGLSGGLFNTFGNIAGITTPIVIGYILKETGSFSGALIFVGANALVTVISYLVIVKEIKRVELKPL; from the coding sequence ATGCTGTTCATCGTGACGACGGTCAACTACGCCGACCGCGCCACGCTGTCGATTGCCGGCACGTCGATGAAGGCCGAACTGGGTCTCGATCCGGTGATGATGGGTTATATCTTCTCGGCGTTCAGCTGGGCCTACGTATTGGCGCAATTGCCGGGCGGCTGGTTGCTGGATCGTTTCGGCTCCAAGAAAATTTATGCGCTGAGCATTTTCCTGTGGTCCTTCTTCACGCTGCTGCAAGGCGGCGTCACCTGGTTCGGCACGGCCGCTGCGGTAGTGCTGCTGTTCCTGCTGCGCTTCATGGTCGGCTTGGCGGAAGCGCCGTCGTTCCCGGCTAACGGGCGCATCGTCGCGTCGTGGTTTCCGACGGCGGAACGCGGCACGGCATCCGCGATTTTCAACTCGGCGCAATATTTCGCGGCGGTGCTGTTTACGCCATTGATGGGTTGGATCACGCACGTCTACGGCTGGCACCATGTGTTCACGGTGATGGGCGCATTCGGCATCCTGCTGACCTTCATCTGGATCCGGATCATCCATAGCCCCAAGGATCATCCGATGATCAACCATGCCGAGCTGCAGCACATCGAGCAGGGCGGCGGGCTGGTCGACATGGACCAGGCCAAGCCGAAAGCGGCCGCCGGGACTGACGCCGGCAAGGCCAAGTGGGGCTACATCAAACAGCTGCTGAGCAATCGCATGCTGCTGGGTGTGTACATCGGCCAGTACTGCATCAACACGATCACCTATTTCTTCCTGACCTGGTTCCCGGTGTACCTGGTGCAGGAGCGCGGCATGTCGATTTTGAAGGCGGGCTTCGTGGCATCGATCCCGGCGGTATGCGGCTTCATCGGCGGCGTGGTCGGCGGACTGATTTCGGATCGCCTGATCAAGCGCGGCAACAGCGTCACCATGTCGCGCAAAATCCCTATCGTCGGCGGCATGCTGCTGTCGACCACGATGATCCTGTGCAACTACGTCGATGCGCAGTGGATGGTGGTGGGCATCATGGCCGTGGCCTTCTTCGGCAAGGGCGTCGGCGCGCTGGGCTGGGCCGTGGTGGCCGATACCGCACCGAAGGAAATCGTCGGCCTGTCGGGCGGCCTGTTCAACACCTTCGGCAATATCGCCGGCATCACCACGCCGATCGTGATCGGCTATATCCTGAAGGAAACCGGCTCGTTCAGCGGCGCCCTGATCTTCGTCGGCGCCAATGCGCTGGTGACGGTGATCAGCTACCTGGTGATCGTCAAGGAAATCAAGCGCGTCGAGCTCAAGCCGCTCTGA
- a CDS encoding xanthine dehydrogenase family protein molybdopterin-binding subunit — MNAAFDMQMSRRRLLKAGGALVVTLVAPVTVLATEQVLRDKAGNAQAHALLDKTLDAGAVDGYIAIHQDGTVTLFSGKVDLGQGLRIAIRQMAAEELGIGVDKIEMIEGDTALTPDQGPTAGSSGVMRGGVQIRQAAATAREALIAMAAARLQTPASGLTVQDGVVRPKAGGAGLSFAELVGGKRFDLKVDAKAPLNNPQHYRVVGKPLLRPDVPAKVTGTHTYVHDVKLPGMLHGRVIRAASEGAHIVSVDQSSISKFPGVKVVRLGDFLAVAAPDEWDAIQAAAALKVVWSVSDKLMGHDKVEQWLRNGPFDAEETLVKKGDAAAALQGATGKISASYYWPIQTHGSIGPSCAVADVGAKQATIYTASQGTHRYRPAYAQMLGMPNEAVRLVYVDGAGCYGMNGHDDAAADAALMSKALGKPVRVQWSRQDEHGFDPKGPPQALTLEGALNADKSIAVWRTEMWLPRATASLPTVPLLAPQTAGMPQPKGISTGLISQNGDPPYEVANVTVGVHWHDSAPLRPANIRAPGKIANIYAVECFTDELAAQAGMDPLAFRLQSLKDARGAEVLKRTAALFGWQSRAVAAGVANQTNNANKTNKTNKRGRGIAYSHYKHNETYVAMAMEVEVDRASGEIRVLRVACAHDCGLIINPDGLRAQIEGSILQTISRSLYEEIRFDTRRVQNVDWAGYPILAFPAVPELRIELIDRPAMPPLGGGEAAASPVTAALANAVWDAVGIRLRTVPFTPERVKAALQKV, encoded by the coding sequence ATGAACGCCGCTTTCGACATGCAAATGAGCCGGCGCCGGCTGCTCAAAGCCGGCGGCGCGCTGGTGGTGACGCTGGTTGCTCCGGTGACGGTACTGGCCACGGAACAGGTATTGCGCGACAAGGCCGGCAACGCGCAGGCCCATGCGCTGCTGGACAAGACGCTCGACGCCGGCGCCGTGGATGGCTATATCGCGATCCATCAGGATGGCACGGTGACCTTGTTTTCGGGCAAGGTCGATCTCGGCCAGGGGCTGCGCATCGCGATCCGGCAAATGGCGGCGGAAGAACTCGGCATCGGCGTCGACAAGATAGAAATGATCGAGGGCGACACCGCGCTCACGCCCGACCAGGGACCGACCGCCGGCAGCAGCGGCGTCATGCGCGGCGGCGTGCAGATCCGCCAGGCCGCCGCGACCGCGCGCGAGGCGCTGATCGCCATGGCGGCCGCGCGTTTGCAGACACCGGCGTCCGGTTTGACGGTGCAGGATGGAGTGGTGCGGCCGAAAGCCGGCGGGGCTGGATTGAGTTTCGCCGAGCTGGTCGGCGGCAAGCGTTTCGATCTCAAGGTGGATGCCAAGGCGCCGCTGAACAATCCGCAACATTACCGGGTGGTCGGCAAGCCGCTGTTGCGCCCGGATGTGCCGGCCAAGGTGACCGGCACGCATACCTATGTCCATGACGTGAAGTTGCCGGGCATGCTGCATGGGCGCGTGATTCGTGCTGCATCCGAAGGGGCGCATATCGTCTCCGTCGATCAATCGTCGATCAGTAAATTCCCCGGTGTGAAGGTGGTGCGGCTGGGCGATTTCCTCGCCGTCGCGGCGCCCGACGAATGGGATGCGATCCAGGCCGCCGCCGCGCTCAAAGTGGTCTGGAGCGTCAGCGACAAACTGATGGGCCACGACAAGGTCGAGCAGTGGTTGCGCAACGGTCCTTTCGACGCTGAAGAAACGCTGGTCAAAAAAGGGGATGCGGCCGCCGCCTTGCAAGGTGCGACAGGAAAAATCAGCGCCAGCTATTACTGGCCGATACAGACGCACGGTTCGATCGGCCCCTCGTGTGCGGTAGCCGACGTGGGCGCGAAGCAGGCGACCATTTATACCGCCTCGCAGGGGACGCATCGCTATCGTCCGGCCTACGCGCAGATGCTGGGCATGCCCAATGAAGCGGTGCGCCTAGTATATGTCGACGGCGCCGGCTGCTACGGCATGAACGGCCATGACGACGCCGCCGCCGATGCGGCGCTGATGTCGAAGGCGCTGGGCAAGCCGGTGCGAGTGCAGTGGTCGCGCCAGGACGAACACGGCTTCGATCCGAAAGGACCGCCGCAGGCGCTGACGCTGGAAGGCGCGTTGAACGCCGACAAGTCGATCGCGGTGTGGCGCACAGAAATGTGGCTGCCGCGCGCCACCGCCAGCCTGCCGACGGTGCCCTTGCTGGCGCCGCAGACGGCGGGCATGCCGCAGCCGAAGGGAATTTCCACGGGCCTGATTTCACAGAACGGCGATCCGCCGTACGAGGTGGCCAACGTCACGGTCGGCGTGCACTGGCATGACAGCGCACCGCTGCGTCCGGCCAACATCCGCGCGCCCGGCAAGATTGCGAACATCTATGCGGTGGAATGCTTCACCGACGAATTGGCGGCGCAGGCGGGCATGGATCCGCTGGCGTTTCGCCTGCAATCGCTCAAGGATGCGCGCGGTGCGGAAGTGCTCAAACGTACGGCGGCATTGTTCGGCTGGCAATCGCGCGCCGTCGCCGCAGGCGTCGCCAACCAGACCAACAACGCGAACAAGACCAACAAGACCAACAAGCGCGGACGCGGCATCGCCTATTCGCATTACAAGCACAACGAAACCTATGTCGCCATGGCGATGGAAGTCGAGGTCGACCGCGCCAGCGGCGAGATCCGCGTGCTGCGCGTGGCCTGCGCGCATGATTGCGGACTCATCATCAATCCCGACGGCCTGCGTGCGCAGATCGAGGGCAGCATCCTGCAAACCATCTCGCGCAGCTTGTATGAAGAGATCCGTTTCGATACGCGCCGGGTGCAGAACGTCGACTGGGCCGGCTATCCCATCCTGGCGTTCCCGGCGGTCCCGGAATTGCGCATCGAACTGATCGACCGTCCCGCCATGCCGCCGCTGGGCGGTGGCGAGGCGGCGGCGTCGCCGGTGACGGCAGCGCTGGCCAATGCGGTGTGGGACGCCGTCGGCATCCGCTTGCGCACGGTGCCGTTCACGCCGGAGCGAGTGAAGGCGGCGTTGCAGAAGGTTTGA
- a CDS encoding methyl-accepting chemotaxis protein, producing the protein MRNITVRFSLMSALALFAAMIVFGAAVGVFALGRANDSTVMVHDVASRALTINDAYKDTTRTRAALTRAYSALKEQNDQEVKNSALKSAQASYDRTLKLIDEFDKAAPFKGQDDKLKADLVSAGKQLSDVLNKAAEALRANDTSSYVEINGRDITSRGANFSTQLDKFQKLTKDVSEDIVDQRSREYNMVVWLVTVGLIGALILVLAVHFLLRSIVLRPLNRAVSLLDQVAGGDLTMKISEPGRNEIGRLFASIRSMQQALLSTVSRVRTSTDIINTGAQEIASGNLDLSSRTETQASSLEETAASMEQLTGTVKQNAENAQQANQLAHSASQTAVKGGEVVAQVVDTMNAINDSSKKIVDIISVIDGIAFQTNILALNAAVEAARAGEQGRGFAVVASEVRSLAQRSAAAAKEIKGLITDSVDKVESGSRLVEHAGMTMGEVVDSVRRVTDIVSEISSASREQSDGIAQVNNAIAQMDEVTQQNAALVEEAAAAAQSLQTQAVTLAEAVSIFRIDAGAVAAGRQHAPVALTPRAAVKVAAAAAGSAPAAALPAAAASTNAAPAKPVIARTAPKLPPASDDDWEQF; encoded by the coding sequence ATGCGGAACATCACCGTTCGTTTTAGTCTGATGAGCGCGCTGGCGCTGTTTGCCGCCATGATCGTGTTCGGCGCCGCAGTGGGCGTGTTCGCGCTGGGCCGCGCCAACGACTCCACCGTGATGGTGCATGACGTGGCTTCGCGCGCGCTGACCATCAATGACGCCTACAAGGACACGACGCGCACCCGCGCCGCCCTGACGCGCGCGTACAGCGCGTTGAAGGAGCAGAACGACCAGGAGGTCAAGAATTCCGCCTTGAAGAGCGCGCAGGCCAGTTACGATCGTACGCTCAAGCTGATCGATGAGTTTGACAAGGCGGCGCCGTTCAAGGGCCAGGACGACAAGCTCAAGGCGGATCTGGTCAGCGCCGGCAAGCAGCTCTCCGATGTACTCAACAAGGCCGCCGAGGCCTTGCGCGCCAACGACACCAGTTCCTATGTCGAAATCAACGGCCGCGACATCACGTCCCGGGGCGCGAACTTTTCCACGCAGCTGGACAAGTTCCAGAAGTTGACCAAGGACGTCTCCGAAGACATCGTCGACCAGCGCAGCCGTGAATACAACATGGTGGTCTGGCTGGTAACGGTTGGCCTGATCGGCGCCTTGATACTTGTGCTGGCAGTGCATTTTCTGTTGCGCAGCATCGTGCTGAGGCCGCTCAACCGCGCCGTGAGCTTGCTCGACCAGGTGGCCGGTGGCGACCTGACGATGAAGATCAGCGAACCGGGCCGCAATGAAATCGGCCGTCTGTTCGCCTCGATCCGCAGCATGCAGCAGGCCTTGCTCAGTACTGTCTCGCGCGTGCGCACCAGCACCGACATCATCAATACCGGAGCGCAGGAAATCGCTTCCGGCAATCTCGATCTGTCGTCGCGCACCGAGACCCAGGCCAGCTCGCTGGAAGAGACCGCTGCGTCGATGGAGCAACTGACCGGCACCGTCAAGCAGAATGCCGAGAACGCCCAGCAGGCCAACCAGCTGGCGCATTCGGCGTCCCAGACGGCAGTCAAGGGCGGCGAGGTGGTGGCGCAGGTGGTCGATACCATGAACGCGATCAACGACTCTTCCAAGAAGATCGTCGACATCATCAGCGTGATCGACGGCATCGCGTTCCAGACCAATATCCTGGCTTTGAACGCGGCAGTGGAAGCCGCGCGCGCCGGCGAGCAGGGCCGCGGTTTTGCCGTGGTGGCGTCGGAAGTGCGCAGCCTGGCGCAACGCTCGGCGGCGGCGGCCAAAGAGATCAAGGGACTGATCACCGATTCGGTGGACAAGGTCGAGTCGGGCAGCCGCCTGGTCGAGCACGCCGGCATGACCATGGGCGAAGTGGTCGACAGCGTGCGCCGTGTGACCGATATCGTCAGCGAGATCAGCTCGGCCAGCCGTGAGCAGAGCGACGGCATCGCCCAGGTCAACAATGCGATTGCGCAGATGGATGAAGTGACGCAGCAGAATGCAGCGCTGGTGGAAGAGGCCGCCGCAGCGGCGCAGTCGCTGCAGACGCAGGCGGTGACGCTGGCCGAGGCGGTGAGTATTTTCCGGATCGACGCCGGCGCCGTGGCGGCGGGACGGCAACATGCACCGGTCGCCTTGACGCCGCGTGCTGCCGTTAAAGTCGCGGCAGCAGCAGCGGGAAGCGCTCCTGCCGCCGCGCTTCCCGCTGCTGCTGCAAGCACCAACGCGGCACCGGCCAAGCCTGTGATCGCCCGGACCGCACCCAAGCTTCCGCCGGCTTCCGATGACGATTGGGAACAGTTCTGA